The genome window TCTACCTTTATCTTTGAACACAATCAAGTTTTTCATGTTCTGTTTACTTGCTATCTTAAATCGTTCAGTCAGCTCTTCGGTTAACTTTCATCTGCAGCGCACTCCGACCTGTTGCTTCGTCCAAAATTCCCGCTCTGGAGCGATAAGCAGCCGCAGATTGTGTACTTTGTGTACTCAGTGTTGACTTTTGTgcataaataagcaaatatttatgcagtgACTTCTGCTGCAAGGCCCCAATGCCTGATGCGTTTGCCTCGCGGTGAGGCACACAGTCAAAATGTCAATGCCACTGCGATAACAGCACGAGACACGAATGCCAAAAGCGAAATTCGAAAATCAAATATTCGCCATAAATAAACGCCAGCAATGAGGATGCAAGTTCCAAGAAGTCGCCTCTGCATCTGCCACCAGACGACATTCAACAATGCggcattttaataatatttccctttaaattttttttttacacctCCGTCGCGAGTTGGCGACTTGcatttgggtttgggtttgggtgcGAACTGAATGCCTCTCCCTGTGATATCTTACTTCGACCGAAATTGTTGCAGTGCCACCTTTCGGCGGCTAAATTCgcagatatatatttatgtccGTGCTCGGCACAGGTGTGACAACATGAAAATTTATCTGCGGCATCCACCAGACAACACCACACCGCACTCCAAACCCCGCGTCTCCCAATCCTTCTATTCGTGCTGAGACTGCGGAACTCGCGGATGTCCCAGAATATATAGTACATCGTGCACAGATATGTGATACAGTTGCAAGCTGAGGGCAAGGCAGAAACTGAATTTATATGTAAACCAAAGCATATTGAATATCCTAATGCGACGTTAACTTAAACGAATTTGTTGGTTTTAAGCAAATTGTCGCATGTTGCACAAAACACCTGTGGCTtgtcgctttttttttttgacttgtAGATTGACTTATTAGACATTTAATATTTCACGTGACTTACctcatttttccaaaaagttTAAAAGACATGTAACTATTGTTGGCATTTTGGttacacattttcatttttaaataattgagaaTACTATTTTTagattatttcaatttgcaaagaGAAAAATCTTTACATATGaaataaactaaacaattttgttaattgcttaaaaactattttattcaaaagagaaaataataatataaattaggaatatttttatttttttcgaacaaaatagtttttaagcAATTAAAAGGAAATGTTTAGTTTCATATGTAAAGTTATTTTCTCTTTCGCCCTTTAAAGAGAATAAGTTTAGAGTGCTCAAGAAGTCTGAGTTCGTGGATTCACATTACTAAATACATTGATGATTTAGGATCTTCAAGAAAAACGTAGTTGTAGGTTCTCGGTTGACTATCTCATATGTTTATCGtcttttaattgtttgaataaatatttagaaattcaAAATGTGGTTATTTCTGTCTATAGATGTTATTATGTATATGTCATGAAGCAGGCAGTTAATATGTTAAGTTTAAATACATACGATCGTTAAATTAACATGACCTTTAAGTATTAAACGCTGTTTTAGTAGAACCTTTCACCCCATCAGGACCGCATCATTGATCATGCGGCAATGTTTCTAAAAAGGTGGCCgtattttagttaaaaatattgttagtGTTAAGAAACGATTGAATAAAGAGAAAACTTAACGAACGCAGTGTTAGTAAATTCGGTCTGAGCTTAGCGTGACGGTTCTTGAAAAACGTGACTCGCTACgatacaaataattaattttggaaaacgttAATAAACACTGCTCTTCTACTCAGATGATAAAAATAtgagtttttattaattcttttttatctCTTCATATGCAGCATAACCATAAATAGAAGATTGTACATTTTTAGTTTCAAAGCTATAATATTCCTATTTGCCACACTAATACAATAGGTATAATCATAAAATCGGTTTAGTCCAGCCTTTAGTGTTTGCACTAAATtgactatttttaattttcatttaaatctGCTAGTCTCTGCCtttaattactaaaaattCGTATGAATTAACAGCTCGGCTACTTTTATTATAACGTGTTGTATCGTTAATAAGATTAATTTAcgataattttaattacatattttatttcgcaTATCACTTTCAACTGGGCGTTATAagataatacaaaaaaacgtCTCTTATAATTGTAGCAATCGAACATGATAAGttattaaagttattattatagtgACACCTCAAAAAATGAtctttcatttgcaatttggaGCACAAAATCATTTAGTATCTCTGTGCTCCGGGCAGTGGAGGAGAGGAGAGTCGTGATTCTGACAACATAATGCCACCCAGGTGCTGTAAATGGAGGAACGACCACACACCACGATGTTGGCAACGTTGGCCACGACTCAAGCGGATAACGAGgctaataaaaatgaaacctGGTCACGCACAGACCCATTTTTAGTCTCTCTCAATTCGCAGTCTGATGTCTGAAGTCGACTCGTGGCCAATATGAAACATTCAAATGCCACATATAAATTCATGTTAATCCACACAGCGGGTCGTCTCCAGGGCGCCAGTGGATTTTTGATCTTGACTATACCACTTTTCATTTCGTAGAAAAGTCGCTTTGCTTTGGTTCATTCGTGCGTTGTGCGTTGGTCGTCCCATGTCCCATGTCCATAGCGATTAGTGCTTCATATACTGCATCCATGGAATCGAGTTGCTTATAAGAGAATCCATTTGCTGGGGCCTGTTGATGGGCGCCAGCTTTTAatcattattaattatatgcTGCCTTTGCGCATAAATCATTTGTGCTTACTCTGCATTTACCGTTTGCCATTAAACCTGCAATGGGCTCCAGCGAATGCGATAGTCATCTGGGCCAAGAAGAGAGCGAGCCAGGACGTTTATTAAAGCTGCAGATAATCTATTCTAGCGTACAGAACCAGGCCCAGGCAATTCTCTGAGAAATgttgttaattatttacattacGTTCTGGGCCAGCTGAGCATCAAcaactaatttattttcgcTTCAAGCtcaaccaaaacaaattgtttgttggTACAATAAGTTTTACAATAATCAGTCATATAGGAACCATTACAATGCAgatcatttatatttagtgACTCTTGAATACGATGCATAGATCAACTTTGGCTTTGTATCCTCTACTCTTGGCAATGGTTCTGCGTACTAGAGATTCAGCCTCTTGTAGGCTCATATCTTTTTTCCAATTGTTAGCCAAGTAATCGTTGGCCTCATCGGCTCCTGGTCCCAAGGCTGCAAAGCACGCGCCCGTGTAGCCATCGGAAGTTACCGTGAACAAGTGCAGGCCACAAACATCCTCACCAGCCAGCAGCAGTTCGCAATCCTGGAGATTCTCATACTTCTTTGTGAGTAGTTCCAATGCTTGAGCCACCAACGCTCCCTTGTAGCCGACTGTGTGCGATGATATTTCCTCCAGTTCGGTTGCCACTTCCACCAATGAGTCGTGATCGTAGCCTGTGCTTCTGCCGCAACAGCTGGGAAATCGAGTGATTAACAACAAAGTTGGACAGTTAACTGAGGAGCTTACTAAATGCGATCATCCAAATAGAATATGAGATGGCTTGTCATGGTGATGGCTATAATGACGCCATCATTAAAGAGTATTCCAACCATTATGCTGTCATTGCCAGATGCCAGTTGATTGAGGCTATGAAAGTAAACACAGAGTTGTGTCAAGATTGGTTTATGGGTATGTTTATCGATGGCTTACTTCTGGTTATTCTTCGAAGCAGACATCTTAAAGAGGTGTCAACGCTCAACCAAATGATCTATCGGGCTAATGAGctgtaaatacaaatacatagaTATACTTATGTTAATGAAATTACCAGTTGAGAGCACAAGTTGTAAGCGATATCTTCGCTGGGGCTCAGGTctaatatgaatattattgtGCGACAGATTGCCTCTTGGCATCCAGCTGGGCCGCTACGCAAAGTGTCAAGTCATCACTTGGCTTGGCCGGGTACTCGACCTCCGTCTGCTGCGTCTGCTGATGATATGCATGAGCAGATTAGCGGGCGTGTCGGCGCGAAAAAGTGTCAACCGTAGGCGCCGTTGGCTGACAGGCAAGTGGCCAGTGACATGGGACTGCTTAGATTTGGTCTCGGGTCTTGGGGACCACACCGCTCGTCGTCAGTCTAGTTGTGCATCGAATCAGATGATGTAAGTGATATTGACAAGTCGAGGCCAAGTTGAAACAAACAACTGATGACAACGACACCTACACACGAGGGTCAGGTCCGTTGACTTGGTCCACTGCCGACGCATTCAActggtttttttctttggatttttgctgcatttacaacaaattaaacGTGCTCTTTTAAAGACCATAAAAGAGCAGCTGCATCTTACTTTTTGGTCTAAATATAAACGAAAACCTGTTCTTGGCCAAGACCAGAAGGACACATTTCGCACAATcgtatgcaaatttcaatgGGCGTCATTAATTAAACCCAACACGAGCTTACCGATGTGTTAATTAGCAAATCCAAAGGCAAAGCCCCAACGTACGAGCGACTAAACCAAATGCGTTGCAAACTGGAACTTAATTGCTGATCCGtatcaacaaattttattccacgttttttatttctctcttttttttgcctttgcgtTGTTTCTGACTTTATTTGAGCTTCACGAATGATTATTTTAAAGAGACGGCAAAAAAACTATGCGACGTTTGTAAATGGCTTTAATTGtagaattataattatattgttaCAATTATAAGCTCAATTGATTTATTAGAGAATGTGTCGTGAGACATACACTTTCTAGAGATGAATAGCTTGACCGCTATCGATTCATCGCAGCGCAGGCACCGCCATTGTATTAAggtatttattcaaaaaacaatttatataaaaataatacaaatatgctaatagaaataataataaatttattaattaaatagaaattgaatgaaatataaaaacagttttcattaaaattgttttaaatgcaACATTTGCGATAAAGTGCTTTGTCCTAATTCGTATCACCGAGAAAGCTCCTTGATTTATCATGATCAGTGTATTTCATAATGCTCTCTCCAAATGCAGAAACTCTAATCACATATTCCAAACCATTATCTTCAATGTGTTGTTTTCATTAGAATTTATTGCTActcttatattttataaatattaattataatatccACAAGTGGCAAGTGACAATTTCTCAATTATCGAAATTCGATATATAGTACAAGATATGTACTTTGAGCAAATTGTCGGctaatgtatttttgttgttctttcgCTGGCATTTACAAATGTTCAACAGCAAGAAAAACACTTTATCTGAATGATGACAGCAATTACAGCACAATTTGCATGCCTCtttcgttgttttttcttcttacaAGTGGAAGATGTTGCTTTTGACAGTTTCTTCTGACTCACTGCTGAGCCAACAATTTAGTTTCAACTCACATTTCATTACCTCGTTATGGAGACCACCTACGGCTGACAGACAGTCAACTCAGGATGGATCTTCGATGGATGGCCGTTGGCAAAGACAGACCTACAACGAAGCAATTAAGTTGAAAATCAGTTGCTCAAACGAATCGAAAACAATCAAGCAACAAGAACCGACCCTTCCCGaacaattttaaagtatttacaaaagcgcaaaaaggtataaaagaaaataacaagCCCAAGTCAAAGGTTCCATAACAAAAACACTTCAGGCACATCAAATGTCAATGCTGTTGATGGAGTTGAACTCAATTGCAATCTGGTTATTGGCATACTTATTATTCACGTATGTTCGTTCGATTCACATATTATATCTTTATTTTGTGAGTAAGAGATGtgcataatatttattaatttataaacaactaagaattatattatatgtacatatttgaaatacttttctatgAGATGCATAGCTAGAATATACATAAAAACTAGTAATTTAAagctttttaattgaaattctttatAAAGATACCATGAtctataaattcaattaaaaataatgttaacGTTTCCTTTGTTTCGATAGAATTACGAAATTCACTTTTCATGTTTGCGCTTTAATGTTTAAGCTTAATGGAACTCGACATAGACTTGGGCATCTGCCGCTTTCCCAGACATTGATCCGCATCAGCAGCgggtacaacaacaacaacaacaacataatgaaaaacaaaaggaaaatcgGCAAAACAAAGGCGCCAATTGGTTTATATCGAATGAAATCGCATCAGGCATCGCGTCGGCTGATGTCAGCTCGCTGATTTAACGCTGATTAATTGGagcaaaattattattacagcATGTTATTGGGTCTCTGCTGTCCCGGCAACCACGCGCTGCACTTTAATCGGATCTACTTCATTGGCCTCTTTTGTGCACCCTATACTGCGGATGCTGAGAGGTGGTATAAGCTTGTGTAAATATTTCGATGCTAAGAAGCattgctttattattttaaatttaattttttcatttatttactcaattgttttttttttaagtaacgatatatacatacatctaattatttattatcaaaGGTTTACATTCTTCCAGAACAATTTTCTTTAATGCTTTCTACACAAGTTAGGTTGCTGTTGGTTTGAAAATTAGCAGAgaacaaaagtttttcataCAAGGTAAACTAAAATGAATTGTATACTGTAGATATATAAGTGTTCTTATCGCTATTTAATAAGTTATAAGAAAttgtaatacatttaaaatcaatcttaAATTTTCCGACATCTCTTGCATTGTGTAATGTATTCGAGTTGGAGGATCAGGGAATGATATAATGTTTTGGGaatgtacaaaatttaattttaataattatttttaatttaatttatttatgaaatgtaATAACTAAATGTATAATGGTTAATTTACGGTTAATGGATAAGATAAATATGAATGAGGTACTATGTGCTAACACTGTAGGCCTTTACGATTAAGAGTTAACGCTTTTTGCCAGATAAGCTTGAGAATTAAATCGGATTTCGCAAGTTCACAATGTGAACTTCACAGTGTGAAGTTCACACTTCCAATTTTAACAATCAGACGCTCTCTAGTTGCAAATGTATCGGATCAAGAAGAcgaaatatgtatatgcttactttactttttgtCACCAacttgttatcgataaatctAGAATTTACTTTTCTCATCTCTTTCGGGCATTGTGTTGTCAACACGTTTGtgagaaaaattaatttaagggAAAATGCCACCAAAGAAAACAAGTGTAAATCAAGTaagttaaaatgaaaagcaagcaaagtccgagtattaatttaataatttcacaCGTAGCTTTATGCTGGTTATAAAGCTACCTATCAGAAACCAATGGCGAACTCTGCTTACGGTAAGCTGTTGTCTTACATATTTGGTCCTTCAACTTtgttaatgtaataataatttgtgaTATCGTTTCCAGATCACATGTCCATATCAAATAGTTATGGAAGAGCCGCTGAGACTCCAATATTTCAGGCACCTGTTGAACCAAAACAGcgtgtatgtattttttttgtttattaacttattttgtttttcatatttattttccaatgaAAAGGGTCGCCCGCGAAAGAACGCGGCATCAACTGTAGCGAAGGCGGAAGAAAGTGTTGCCGCTCAAGTCGCTAGGTCTTTAGTTCGGTCGTTAAAGGATAATAAGAAACCTTTACTTACGGAAAATCATGGATTTAATCGTAATCAAAAACCGGATTATATAGTATCTGGATTCTACTACGAAGAACAATTGGTGTTTGCCGTAAGATTTAAGGGTAGGAAGACCCCGGATTTTATTTGTGCCAAAGAATTGAAGCTTAGAGCTCCAGAATTGTTAATCAATTTCTATGAATCTCGGTTGCACTACACTCACAATGattgatttgattattataatgcagtatttatgttaattaaatttacttttatcaaagtaattcaataatatttacatacgGGTAAACATTCAATAGCAACGTAACTAAGAAATCACTTGGACAGATAAATACAAAGCAGTTTTTATCGCATCAGCTAAAGTAACCTAAATGATTTGAAAATGCCCTATTCATTTTTTACACAGGCGATGCATTAAAGTAACAATTTCGTTCTTTTATTTCGCGGTATCACATCGAAAAACAAATCCCTAAATTGCATAACATATCGCTCAGCCGCAAGAAGCATttatcaaattcaaatgaaagaGGCAAGGACAAGGGGTCCTGCTATCGGATACCCAACAAAAcgtaaagaatataaaaaacagaagaagagaaaaacaaatggaaGAGTAACTCGAAACGCGAACGGCGAAACCGGCCAGTAAAGTGAATTCCCGTGGAGCGTTTAATCAAAATTTACCGGCGAACGCGTTGCTGACAATGagaaattgcaacaaattcGCGCGCAACGAAACAATCGCTGCGCACAGCGAGCAAATGGAGCTGCCCCTCTGAGAGGGGCAGGTGAATGGCATGCGGATAGTTTGGTtactataaaaacaaagcgaTTTTTGAAGGTGCAGACAAAAGAAAtggataaaaaaaaaaatcggagaggagagaaaacaaaactgcGATCACGTATTCGCATCAGCTTCAGAGCCGAACAGTTGCGGACTTCGAGCTTCAggaccagcagcaacagcatcaggtTCAGGTTAAGTTCACTACTTCATGTTCAATTGCAAACAGCTCCCGCTGTTAGCTGCTACTCGAATTCCATGCGTCTGGCTTCGAAGTGGATTCGACTGGATATTGTTTTCTGGCTTTTTGTGGCTGGTTGTGTTTACTGTAGCTGTGGCAGCAGCGGATATGAAAAATGATGCCGCAACAATTTGAACAACCAAAAGCGCTCAGGGTCCAACTAGCTGCCTTCCTCTCCACTCCCTTCACACACCTCGTTCGTTGTCTTCACCATTTTGCCAGAAAGCAAGTAAAGTGCAGttctcgtcctcgtcctcgcactcgcactcgaaATTGATTGATGGGCCGCAGCCGCAATAGCAGAGGGAAAACTCACAGATGTGGGCGGTGCTGCCACCGTATAGTGGAAATGCACCGCCAACGAAATGATCATCGAGTCGAGTCGTGCAGCGGTTGGCATGAAATCAATCTGGCTAAACGGTAGCAAATGGGCGTGTACCCAAAACATGTAGGCGTATGAGGTATCCAGTCGTTATAGATAACGCAACGTTGCTGTGAATATCGATCACTATATCAGGTGGGCGGGCAGCCTGGAGAGATGCAAACCGCAAAGCTGCTGCCACCAAGTCAAACAACGAACGTCACCAACATAAATTGACAGTGAAGGCTACCGAAGAGAGTGCATAGGTAAAATGGTAAAATAAATCGCTCTATCTAATATTGACAGAGCTGAAATAGTTCCTACGATGAgctaagaaaataatataaaagtaaatgtttATATTCTACAGCTGCCAAATCAAAAGTTGTTACccatattcaatattatatgtttgtacaaattaaatcaatttatgcTTGTGATTGTGCAAGTTTCATGAGTATTAAGATATGTAAACACCAAAGGGAAATTAAATTGAGTGGGCAAATAAACTGCCGACGTTCGGCTGGCGATAAGAGCAAAAACATTGGCCAACATGCAAAGAGAGGCTCAAATTTCGCCAAGCTGAGCGAAGTCCGTTGGTCGACTCACCTCTTGGAGTGGCCCTGAGTCACACCATAGCTCAGCGCATGCCACAATGCACAAGGCGGCGTGTTGCAAGTAGGCCACAGATGGAAATTGGAAATATGCCAGTAAAATAAACAGTTATTGAGTTGACTTTTTGACACTTCCCGCTGCGATAGGCAAGTTGGCCAATAACAATGAAGTGGCCAAGGAAAAGTGCTCACAA of Drosophila nasuta strain 15112-1781.00 chromosome 3, ASM2355853v1, whole genome shotgun sequence contains these proteins:
- the LOC132791537 gene encoding uncharacterized protein LOC132791537, whose product is MPPKKTSVNQLYAGYKATYQKPMANSAYDHMSISNSYGRAAETPIFQAPVEPKQRGRPRKNAASTVAKAEESVAAQVARSLVRSLKDNKKPLLTENHGFNRNQKPDYIVSGFYYEEQLVFAVRFKGRKTPDFICAKELKLRAPELLINFYESRLHYTHND
- the LOC132790087 gene encoding uncharacterized protein LOC132790087: MSASKNNQNLNQLASGNDSIMVGILFNDGVIIAITMTSHLIFYLDDRIYCCGRSTGYDHDSLVEVATELEEISSHTVGYKGALVAQALELLTKKYENLQDCELLLAGEDVCGLHLFTVTSDGYTGACFAALGPGADEANDYLANNWKKDMSLQEAESLVRRTIAKSRGYKAKVDLCIVFKSH